Below is a genomic region from Culicoides brevitarsis isolate CSIRO-B50_1 chromosome 2, AGI_CSIRO_Cbre_v1, whole genome shotgun sequence.
ACCAGCGGGAGGTCCATCGTCTCCGTTGCCGCCTCCGATGACGCCGCGAACGCTTTCCGATGCTGGAATGGATACGCTGTGTCTCGATTCGCCTGAACATCAGGGAAAATTGCGGAAACATCACAGCTTTCGACTGAGTTTCAAGCGAAAAGATGGCGGAAGACGCGAACATCGCGATAGTGTCGGACCTGTGCCGGCGAAATTTATCAAGGCGACAAGTGTGAGACCGCACACGCTGACACCGAAGTGGAATGAGAAGTTTAAGTTGTGAGTAAAAgtgggaaaattaattttggaggacgtgaaaagtaatttttttcttgttttttttttcagtgacaTTGACGACATTAACACGGATATTCTGCATTTGGATATTTGGGACCACGATGATGAAAGTTCCGTAATGGATGCCGTGTCGCGCTTGAATGAAGTTCGTGGCGTACGTGGTTTAggtagattttttaaacaggTTTGTCAGAGCGCGAGACAAGGATCGCAAGATGACTTCTTAGGTTGTGTTAACATTCCTCTTTGTGTAAgttgcaattttaaaattaattttttaaaaaatattaaatttaagatatgtaattaaaaaaaaataagcaaaaataaaaaaaaaataacaaaaattcaaaataaaaaaaaaatatatttttttctgataattcGTGAAAGatcataagaaaattaataattttcaatagaaaattataagaatcaaaaattttcatcataataatggaaacaaaaatttcattgaaaattttaaattttgataaaaatttatgaaaattagtcaataattttaattttcgtcttaaaacattattgttttttttttaaattgaaaaaattaaagataaaaaatcatgagaattaaaaaaaataaaatttctccaaaaaatttaatctataaaaattagttaaaatcttaggttaaaatttaataaaaattgttgaatatttttgaattaatttttttttattataaattagattaaattacttgaaaaatcatgtaatttttttagattaatatttttccacgaatttcaattttttttaccaatttttcaaattttgacttaaattcgagaaaatttttaaatttaaaaaaaaaattgtaaaaaaaataaattttaaagtttttttttattaaaattaattaaaattttctctgaatttagaaaataaaatttaaaaaaaataattaattaataaattattacctaatttaattaaattttttttttttttttttttttttttttttttaaatctttataaatattttttttacaatttcaggATATTCCCTCGACCGGCTTAGAAGGTTGGTTCAAACTCGAAGCCCGTAGCTCCCGCAGCACCGTTCAAGGTCGCATCCGCTTAAAACTCTGGCTCTCAACACGCGAAGATCACGGCTTCTCCGAAGAGGAAAATTGCGCGGGAGTCCGCAAATTCGAGCATCTCAACATGGTTTTCATGTCGCACGAGCTGATGACGCACGAACCAACATGGACATGGAACGGCGACATTCCGGGTCCTGCACTCACGATTCTCCATCAAATGGCAGTTCAAAGCGACTTGACGGATCTCCAATGTGCTCTGGCGAAATTCGTCGCCGCTGCTCGAATTAATAAACGCACGCCACTCGATCCGAAGTTCATTCATCGACTTCTCATCGACGTGGATCGACAATGGGCGCACAACACGGAACCCCTAAGTCGCGATCTCGAACAATGGCTGGCGGATCAAATGAACGGATATGTCGACAAAAGTTTGAATCAAATTCGGCGACATCGAGAGATTTTTCCGGCTTTGCATCCGCCATCGTTGGTGCGATTGGAATTTTTGCTGCGAAGTTTGGGGCTTTTGGGATCAATGAGAGCTTTTAGACAAGTTTGTCCGTTCAGTAAGGGAGTGAGAGGCGAAATTGTTGGATATTTGAGGAAAGGATCGATACAATGGGCACAATTACAGCTAAGAGAGGCACAACGATCGCCGAATCCCGTGGTGCAGTATACGACAACGCTTGTGGCGGATTTGCAGCTTGGATTGACGTATTATCACTCACTTTTTGACAAGTAAGTTCTActtaatttacgaattttcgaaaattgttcaagaaagtcttcaaattttcgataattattcaagaaagtcttcgaattttcgaaatttgttcaagaaagtcttcacattttcgaaatttgttaaagaaagtcttcacattttcgaaattttttcaagaaagtcttcaaattttcgaaaattattcaagaaagtcttcgaattttcgaaatttgttcaagaaagtcttcaaattttcgaaaattgttcaagaaagtcttcaaattttcgaaaatggttCATAACGatcttcgaattttcgaaatttattcaagaaagtcttcaaattttcgaaatttgttcaagaaagtcttcaaattttcgaaaattattcaagaaagtcttcatattttcgaaaaatgttcaagaaaatcttcaaattttcgaaaaatgttcaagaaagtctttgaattttcgaaaatcattcaagtctttgaaaatttccataaaaatcaaatttttaattaattttttatccatttcagCACCAACGGCATCCAATATTTCAGCATAATTTACAAACAATTCGACAGCATGCTCGCCGAAGAGGTCTACAGTCGCATCGAAACAGGTCAAATCCCTGGGTTGTACATCAACAATCACTGGACCGTACTCGAAGGAGATCGTGAAGTCCCCGATACGCGTCCTTTTGAAATCTTCCTCGCGCTACAGGAATTCTCCAACTACAAACAGCATCTCTCCGTGCAACCTCAACCGCCAGAAAAACCACTCGGGCTGCAAAACTACCACGAATGGTTCGAAAGTATCTTGCATCGATGGCTCACGGTATCCAAACAAAAGGCCTATCAACGCGTGAAATCAGCAATTGCCAATGACAAAATTGTCGAAGGCGAAAAAATTCCCCGCCACTCAACATCGTCCATCGACTCTGCCTCGTGTTTCTACCAGTTGCGCGAATTTTGGCGTTTACTCGCGTGGCCCGATCCGCAAGTCGTCGCAAACATCGAGGCGCAAATAATTGACGTTGTGTGTCAAGCGGCGATCCAATATGCGGATTTGCTGCATCAAAACCTCATGGATAGCGGATATTTCGATCAGCAGGGCCCGTTCAGGACTTCCGACGACATGTGTGTCAGTGTGAATAATTTGGAGTACGTGAGACGAGCTCTGGTCGAATTTCGTCCCGATAACACGAATTTGCCGACGGGAGCGGAAAATTTACTCGAATCGACGTTATTGCAGCTCGAACAACGCGCCGAACGCGTTTTAAGCAAAGTAAATTTGTCGATGCAGGCGCCCTTGCACAAAGCAGTTTTTCATCTTGCTTGGTCTCCGGATTCGTTGCCAGCGAATCAAGCGATAATTCCGTTGTTGGAGTACTTGGATGTCCATTTGAGTGCGTTGAATACAGCGTTGTTGCCGAAAAACTTCACCCGAGCGTTGCAATTGATCTGGATCGCAGTTTTGAATGAACTTGCCTTCCAAATGGACACGGGAAATGACAGCGAACGACCAACGAACTTCCATGAAAGACTTTACGAGGCGCTTCATTTGCTCGTGGACTTTTTCAATGCTGAAGGGCACGGGCTGCCGAACGAAGTTTTGCGATGCGAAAGTTATTGGCGCGTCGAACAACGATTGCAGTACCATAAAACGGACACGGAACGGCTAATTGACCTTTTTTACATTCAACGATTGCAGGAACAATGTTCGTTGGGAGCGCCAAGCGGATACGGGTTGTTGGCAGTTCGAGCGTATTTTAATCATGACTCGCTTTGTGTGGAGATTTTGCATGCGAGAGACGTCATTCCGCTGGATCCGAATGGATTTAGTGATCCGTTTGTGATAATTGAGTTGCTGCCAAAGAGGTTGTTTTCGCATTGTAGTGACCAGCAAACGAATGTTCAgaaggtaaatttttcttaaatatattttttttttaattttaagaaaaatatgacaaaaaagtaataaaattatcaaaaatttataaaaacaaaattcgaaaaaaaaaataatttagtacggaaaacaattttttgagtaaattttaaggaaaaaaaaataaaattccgaaaaaataaataaaaataggattaattaaataaaaatttttaaaaaatttgtgaattaacaaaaaaaataatttaaaataaaattaaaataaaaaaaattaaataaataaaaattaaaatagataaaaaaaaataaaaattaaaaaataaattaaattaaaaaaaattaaattcaatttatttatttaatttaaattttaaatttttttttaccttaaattacaaatttaaaattttttttgaagattttaatttaatttaaatattttatttattttttactgatttttaattttttttttcctttagatttgttcaaaaaattatttttcatatttttgaatttcatttaaaaaaaataaaattcaaacaaatcataaaaatttaattttaagaaaaaaaaatatgaaaaaaattattgcatttacaagaaaatacataaatattaaagaaaatttttctgaaaatgatcaaaaattactttgaaaattttaaaatattttttaagaatatttaaaatttattaaaaattcataatttaaataaataagctcagatttgaaaaaataaagtaaaaaaattcgaaaaaatattaaaaattcaaagaaaaatattaaatttcatttttaaaaaaataaaaatttttgttaaaaaaatcgtgaaaaaataataaaaattcaaaaaatcaaaaatttaggttaaaaaattctgaaacttacccaaaactaaaaattaatatttttttcagaaaacatTACATCCAATTTTCGACGAATGCTTTGAATTTTCCGTCACCCTCGAGCAATGTCAACACGAAGCAGCGATGATCGCCTTCACCGTAATGGACCATGACGTTCTCACAGCCAACGATTTTGCTGGCGAAGCCTTTTTAGGTCTCAATAACATCCCAGGAGTTGCGGATTACTCAAC
It encodes:
- the LOC134829484 gene encoding BAI1-associated protein 3, with the translated sequence MSFFTSLQNYVTNGVAGLGLSPRRISLPRQGSQEASQQQLINAAPGVPNVQIGGETVSGQKPISSTPVHGFPKVLPSPNATIPLQTSPSTLPTPQGSIRRPSTRNLDGLAPPRQGSFRQRNSPVNPNPPERGPFFYKRRQSWPEVDMKSTPSVQESDGSYFESFTALSWKRENRRMSAIRAAEARAEIVPENEKEPPGQGVHVNEDDAFDNPEQRDQLYMDVLHTITNTVGAPAPGGQFAHYKEEMFLQAQRAFSVSADRHYRLLHMAAEEKPKIIVLSVVVQEADGLEAKDANGFSDPYCMLGIQPAGGPSSPLPPPMTPRTLSDAGMDTLCLDSPEHQGKLRKHHSFRLSFKRKDGGRREHRDSVGPVPAKFIKATSVRPHTLTPKWNEKFKFDIDDINTDILHLDIWDHDDESSVMDAVSRLNEVRGVRGLGRFFKQVCQSARQGSQDDFLGCVNIPLCDIPSTGLEGWFKLEARSSRSTVQGRIRLKLWLSTREDHGFSEEENCAGVRKFEHLNMVFMSHELMTHEPTWTWNGDIPGPALTILHQMAVQSDLTDLQCALAKFVAAARINKRTPLDPKFIHRLLIDVDRQWAHNTEPLSRDLEQWLADQMNGYVDKSLNQIRRHREIFPALHPPSLVRLEFLLRSLGLLGSMRAFRQVCPFSKGVRGEIVGYLRKGSIQWAQLQLREAQRSPNPVVQYTTTLVADLQLGLTYYHSLFDNTNGIQYFSIIYKQFDSMLAEEVYSRIETGQIPGLYINNHWTVLEGDREVPDTRPFEIFLALQEFSNYKQHLSVQPQPPEKPLGLQNYHEWFESILHRWLTVSKQKAYQRVKSAIANDKIVEGEKIPRHSTSSIDSASCFYQLREFWRLLAWPDPQVVANIEAQIIDVVCQAAIQYADLLHQNLMDSGYFDQQGPFRTSDDMCVSVNNLEYVRRALVEFRPDNTNLPTGAENLLESTLLQLEQRAERVLSKVNLSMQAPLHKAVFHLAWSPDSLPANQAIIPLLEYLDVHLSALNTALLPKNFTRALQLIWIAVLNELAFQMDTGNDSERPTNFHERLYEALHLLVDFFNAEGHGLPNEVLRCESYWRVEQRLQYHKTDTERLIDLFYIQRLQEQCSLGAPSGYGLLAVRAYFNHDSLCVEILHARDVIPLDPNGFSDPFVIIELLPKRLFSHCSDQQTNVQKKTLHPIFDECFEFSVTLEQCQHEAAMIAFTVMDHDVLTANDFAGEAFLGLNNIPGVADYSTSVENFHGLKQIDLPLMHQKDKFHPILQILESRINDKQAMDFVRKQKARMTS